From a single Lolium rigidum isolate FL_2022 chromosome 7, APGP_CSIRO_Lrig_0.1, whole genome shotgun sequence genomic region:
- the LOC124672512 gene encoding uncharacterized protein LOC124672512 — translation MMPSHHDDDCSSSLGPPSPAAAMDLPDEEACSWDTDHVVAWRDADLPTTVFVRTDRSGAFHAYPALGGPFHSLHQVQTAVDLHARGTARAQLERRSALDKLSRKERAIREFLYYPDGTTRVRTMRLVADLERDKVRRLAEALLDKHNDAEGHAYELQDVVHWQSICEGKAKWYYHLNITVRTKPAADPETGSGDLFFAEVSRVPGDVLGYFLSCFYRVQPDGDDNEGRCHGCENNGSVDMKHPHADLYTGGHRNVRFPRGFGPSNEMQLHGSKSDPAEEADMIKAEEDRIRATFDYLDDEEYLENLRCKRRSIR, via the exons ATGATGCCCTCTCACCACGACGATGACTGCAGCAGCAGCCTCGGTCcgccctcccccgccgccgccatggattTGCCTGACGAGGAGGCTTGTTCTTGGGACACCGACCACGTGGTGGCCTGGAGAGACGCCGACTTGCCCACAACCGTTTTCGTTAGGACCGACCGCTCTGGAGCCTTCCACGCCTACCCTGCTCTCGGCGGGCCGTTTCACAGCCTCCACCAAGTTCAAACCGCCGTCGACCTCCATGCTCGCGGCACCGCCAG GGCCCAGCTGGAGCGGAGGAGCGCGCTGGACAAACTCTCACGCAAGGAACGCGCTATCCGCGAGTTCCTCTACTACCCAGATGGCACGACGAGGGTTCGCACGATGAGGCTCGTTGCCGACTTGGAGCGCGACAAGGTGCGAAGGCTGGCCGAGGCTTTGCTCGACAAGCACAACGACGCCGAG GGCCATGCTTACGAGCTCCAAGACGTCGTGCATTGGCAGTCGATCTGCGAAGGCAAAGCTAAGTGGTACTACCATCTCAACATCACAGTGAGGACTAAACCAGCAGCTGATCCTGAGACGGGCAGCGGCGATCTCTTCTTCGCCGAAGTCTCGCGTGTCCCTGGAGATGTCCTAGGATACTTCCTCAGCTGCTTCTATAGGGTTCAACCTGACGGCGATG ATAACGAAGGCCGTTGCCATGGTTGTGAAAACAATGGAAGCGTCGATATGAAGCACCCACACGCTGATTTGTACACCGGCGGTCACCGGAACGTACGTTTCCCGCGTGGATTTGGTCCTAGCAACGAGATGCAATTGCACGGCTCCAAGAGCGAT CCAGCAGAGGAGGCGGACATGATAAAAGCCGAGGAGGATAGGATAAGAGCTACCTTCGAT TACCTTGACGATGAGGAGTATCTGGAAAATTTACGCTGCAAACGTCGTTCGATTAGGTAA
- the LOC124676293 gene encoding probable protein S-acyltransferase 12 yields the protein MECLRRVNPFRACAGLRFLGYLMLALVAAIVAASYYAVVVYAWGPILLHGTGRGSVAAAATILAAFHLLLAMMLWCYLMVVFTDPGSVPENWRRAAEEDGMDVNNSTAISNYFATDNVNRPLSVSEEQGHTPRYCSRCQNGKPPRCHHCSVCDRCVLKMDHHCVWVVNCVGARNYKYFLLFLVYTFSETLLDISVLLPSFITYFQDESRRSNSASDIAILFIAFVLNLVFALSLLCFLGINMPLVLSNTTSIEVYARKNSRSWKYDLGRRKNLEQVFGTKKLLWFLPMYCTEDLHNITAIQGIEFLTRSDAVL from the exons ATGGAGTGCCTGCGGCGCGTGAACCCCTTCCGCGCGTGCGCGGGGCTTCGGTTTCTGGGGTACCTCATGCTGGCGctcgtcgccgccatcgtcgccgcCTCCTACTACGCCGTCGTCGTCTACGCCTGGGGCCCGATACTCCTGCACGGGACCGGCCGAGGCTCCGTGGCCGCCGCGGCTACCATCCTTGCCGCCTTCCACCTGCTT CTTGCAATGATGCTATGGTGCTATTTGATGGTTGTTTTTACGGATCCTGGATCGGTACCTGAAAACTGGAGGCGTGCTGCCGAAGAGGATGGTATGGATGTGAACAACAGTACGGCCATATCAAACTATTTTGCTACAGATAATGTGAATCGTCCATTATCCGTTTCAGAGGAGCAAGGACACACGCCTAGATATTGCTCTCGTTGTCAAAATGGCAAACCTCCACGTTGCCATCATTGTTCTGTCT GTGACAGATGTGTACTCAAAATGGATCATCACTGTGTTTGGGTAGTAAATTGTGTTGGAGCAAGGAACTACAAGTATTTTCTCCTTTTCCTG GTGTATACTTTCTCCGAGACTCTGCTAGATATATCAGTACTACTTCCAAGCTTTATTACGTACTTTCAAGATGAAAGTAGGCGCTCCAACTCCGCCAGCGATATTGCCATTCTATTTATCGCTTTCG TTCTTAACTTAGTGTTTGCGCTGAGCCTCCTTTGTTTCCTAGGCATTAACATGCCTCTTGTTCTGAGTAATACAACATCTATAGAG GTGTACGCGCGAAAGAACTCACGCTCATGGAAATATGACCTAGGACGGAGAAAAAACTTGGAGCAG GTTTTTGGCACCAAAAAGTTGCTCTGGTTTCTTCCTATGTACTGCACCGAGGATCTGCACAACATTACTGCAATTCAAGGCATTGAGTTCCTGACTCGTTCTGATGCAGTGCTATAA